Proteins from one Aythya fuligula isolate bAytFul2 chromosome 11, bAytFul2.pri, whole genome shotgun sequence genomic window:
- the RORA gene encoding nuclear receptor ROR-alpha isoform X1 has translation MCFVLAAMKGKAQIEIIPCKICGDKSSGIHYGVITCEGCKGFFRRSQQSNATYSCPRQKNCLIDRTSRNRCQHCRLQKCLAVGMSRDAVKFGRMSKKQRDSLYAEVQKHRMQQQQRDHQQQPGEAEPLTPTYNITTNGLTELHDDLSNYIDGHTPEGSKADSAVSSFYLDIQPSPDQSGLDINGIKPEPICDYTPASGFFPYCSFTNGETSPTVSMAELEHLAQNISKSHMETCQYLREELQQITWQTFLQEEIENYQNKQREVMWQLCAVKITEAIQYVVEFAKRIDGFMELCQNDQIVLLKAGSLEVVFIRMCRAFDSQNNTVYFDGKYASPEVFKSLGCEDFISFVFEFGKSLCSMHLTEDEIALFSAFVLMSADRSWLQEKVKIEKLQQKIQLALQHVLQKNHREDGILTKLICKVSTLRALCGRHTEKLMAFKAIYPDIVRLHFPPLYKELFTSEFEPAMQIDG, from the exons GGCTTTTTCAGAAGGAGTCAGCAAAGCAATGCTACATACTCCTGTCCTCGTCAGAAGAACTGTTTGATTGACCGAACCAGTAGAAACCGCTGCCAACACTGTAGATTACAGAAATGCCTTGCTGTGGGGATGTCTCGAGATG CTGTAAAGTTTGGTCGAATGTCAAAAAAGCAGAGGGACAGCCTGTATGCGGAGGTACAGAAACATcgaatgcagcagcagcagcgagatCATCAGCAGCAACCAGGAGAGGCAGAACCACTAACACCAACATACAATATCACCACCAACGGGTTAACAGAGCTACATGATGACCTCAGTAATTACATTGATGGGCATACCCCTGAAGGTAGCAAAGCAGACTCTGCAGTTAGCAGCTTCTACTTAGACATACAACCTTCTCCAGATCAGTCGGGTCTTGATATTAATGGAATCAAACCAGAACCAATATGTGACTACACACCAGCATCGGGCTTCTTCCCTTATTGTTCTTTTACAAATGGGGAGACCTCTCCAACTGTGTCCATGGCAGAATTAG AACATCTTGCACAGAATATTTCCAAGTCTCATATGGAAACTTGCCAGTACTTGAGAGAAGAGCTACAGCAGATAACATGGCAGacttttcttcaggaagaaattgAGAACTATCAGAACAAG CAAAGGGAGGTAATGTGGCAGTTATGCGCAGTCAAAATAACAGAAGCTATACAGTATGTAGTGGAATTTGCCAAACGCATTGATGGCTTTATGGAACTGTGTCAAAATGATCAAattgtgcttttaaaagcag gGTCTTTAGAGGTTGTGTTCATCAGAATGTGCCGTGCCTTTGACTCCCAGAACAACACAGTCTACTTTGATGGCAAGTATGCTAGCCCAGAGGTTTTCAAGTCCTTAG GTTGTGAAGACTTCATTAGTTTTGTGTTTGAATTTGGAAAAAGTTTGTGTTCTATGCACCTGACAGAAGATGAGatagctttgttttctgcatttgttttaatgtcAGCAG ATCGTTCATGGCTTCAGGAGAAGGTAAAAATTGAAAAACTCCAACAGAAGATTCAGCTAGCACTTCAGCACGTCCTACAGAAAAACCACCGAGAAGATGGAATTCTAACAAAG ttaatATGCAAAGTGTCTACTTTAAGAGCACTGTGCGGACGACATACAGAAAAGCTTATGGCATTTAAAGCAATATACCCAGACATTGTACGACTTCATTTTCCTCCACTTTACAAGGAGTTGTTCACTTCAGAATTTGAGCCAGCGATGCAAATTGATGGGTAA
- the RORA gene encoding nuclear receptor ROR-alpha isoform X2: protein MKAQIEIIPCKICGDKSSGIHYGVITCEGCKGFFRRSQQSNATYSCPRQKNCLIDRTSRNRCQHCRLQKCLAVGMSRDAVKFGRMSKKQRDSLYAEVQKHRMQQQQRDHQQQPGEAEPLTPTYNITTNGLTELHDDLSNYIDGHTPEGSKADSAVSSFYLDIQPSPDQSGLDINGIKPEPICDYTPASGFFPYCSFTNGETSPTVSMAELEHLAQNISKSHMETCQYLREELQQITWQTFLQEEIENYQNKQREVMWQLCAVKITEAIQYVVEFAKRIDGFMELCQNDQIVLLKAGSLEVVFIRMCRAFDSQNNTVYFDGKYASPEVFKSLGCEDFISFVFEFGKSLCSMHLTEDEIALFSAFVLMSADRSWLQEKVKIEKLQQKIQLALQHVLQKNHREDGILTKLICKVSTLRALCGRHTEKLMAFKAIYPDIVRLHFPPLYKELFTSEFEPAMQIDG, encoded by the exons GGCTTTTTCAGAAGGAGTCAGCAAAGCAATGCTACATACTCCTGTCCTCGTCAGAAGAACTGTTTGATTGACCGAACCAGTAGAAACCGCTGCCAACACTGTAGATTACAGAAATGCCTTGCTGTGGGGATGTCTCGAGATG CTGTAAAGTTTGGTCGAATGTCAAAAAAGCAGAGGGACAGCCTGTATGCGGAGGTACAGAAACATcgaatgcagcagcagcagcgagatCATCAGCAGCAACCAGGAGAGGCAGAACCACTAACACCAACATACAATATCACCACCAACGGGTTAACAGAGCTACATGATGACCTCAGTAATTACATTGATGGGCATACCCCTGAAGGTAGCAAAGCAGACTCTGCAGTTAGCAGCTTCTACTTAGACATACAACCTTCTCCAGATCAGTCGGGTCTTGATATTAATGGAATCAAACCAGAACCAATATGTGACTACACACCAGCATCGGGCTTCTTCCCTTATTGTTCTTTTACAAATGGGGAGACCTCTCCAACTGTGTCCATGGCAGAATTAG AACATCTTGCACAGAATATTTCCAAGTCTCATATGGAAACTTGCCAGTACTTGAGAGAAGAGCTACAGCAGATAACATGGCAGacttttcttcaggaagaaattgAGAACTATCAGAACAAG CAAAGGGAGGTAATGTGGCAGTTATGCGCAGTCAAAATAACAGAAGCTATACAGTATGTAGTGGAATTTGCCAAACGCATTGATGGCTTTATGGAACTGTGTCAAAATGATCAAattgtgcttttaaaagcag gGTCTTTAGAGGTTGTGTTCATCAGAATGTGCCGTGCCTTTGACTCCCAGAACAACACAGTCTACTTTGATGGCAAGTATGCTAGCCCAGAGGTTTTCAAGTCCTTAG GTTGTGAAGACTTCATTAGTTTTGTGTTTGAATTTGGAAAAAGTTTGTGTTCTATGCACCTGACAGAAGATGAGatagctttgttttctgcatttgttttaatgtcAGCAG ATCGTTCATGGCTTCAGGAGAAGGTAAAAATTGAAAAACTCCAACAGAAGATTCAGCTAGCACTTCAGCACGTCCTACAGAAAAACCACCGAGAAGATGGAATTCTAACAAAG ttaatATGCAAAGTGTCTACTTTAAGAGCACTGTGCGGACGACATACAGAAAAGCTTATGGCATTTAAAGCAATATACCCAGACATTGTACGACTTCATTTTCCTCCACTTTACAAGGAGTTGTTCACTTCAGAATTTGAGCCAGCGATGCAAATTGATGGGTAA
- the RORA gene encoding nuclear receptor ROR-alpha isoform X3, with protein MCFVLAAMKGKAQIEIIPCKICGDKSSGIHYGVITCEGCKGFFRRSQQSNATYSCPRQKNCLIDRTSRNRCQHCRLQKCLAVGMSRDAVKFGRMSKKQRDSLYAEVQKHRMQQQQRDHQQQPGEAEPLTPTYNITTNGLTELHDDLSNYIDGHTPEEHLAQNISKSHMETCQYLREELQQITWQTFLQEEIENYQNKQREVMWQLCAVKITEAIQYVVEFAKRIDGFMELCQNDQIVLLKAGSLEVVFIRMCRAFDSQNNTVYFDGKYASPEVFKSLGCEDFISFVFEFGKSLCSMHLTEDEIALFSAFVLMSADRSWLQEKVKIEKLQQKIQLALQHVLQKNHREDGILTKLICKVSTLRALCGRHTEKLMAFKAIYPDIVRLHFPPLYKELFTSEFEPAMQIDG; from the exons GGCTTTTTCAGAAGGAGTCAGCAAAGCAATGCTACATACTCCTGTCCTCGTCAGAAGAACTGTTTGATTGACCGAACCAGTAGAAACCGCTGCCAACACTGTAGATTACAGAAATGCCTTGCTGTGGGGATGTCTCGAGATG CTGTAAAGTTTGGTCGAATGTCAAAAAAGCAGAGGGACAGCCTGTATGCGGAGGTACAGAAACATcgaatgcagcagcagcagcgagatCATCAGCAGCAACCAGGAGAGGCAGAACCACTAACACCAACATACAATATCACCACCAACGGGTTAACAGAGCTACATGATGACCTCAGTAATTACATTGATGGGCATACCCCTGAAG AACATCTTGCACAGAATATTTCCAAGTCTCATATGGAAACTTGCCAGTACTTGAGAGAAGAGCTACAGCAGATAACATGGCAGacttttcttcaggaagaaattgAGAACTATCAGAACAAG CAAAGGGAGGTAATGTGGCAGTTATGCGCAGTCAAAATAACAGAAGCTATACAGTATGTAGTGGAATTTGCCAAACGCATTGATGGCTTTATGGAACTGTGTCAAAATGATCAAattgtgcttttaaaagcag gGTCTTTAGAGGTTGTGTTCATCAGAATGTGCCGTGCCTTTGACTCCCAGAACAACACAGTCTACTTTGATGGCAAGTATGCTAGCCCAGAGGTTTTCAAGTCCTTAG GTTGTGAAGACTTCATTAGTTTTGTGTTTGAATTTGGAAAAAGTTTGTGTTCTATGCACCTGACAGAAGATGAGatagctttgttttctgcatttgttttaatgtcAGCAG ATCGTTCATGGCTTCAGGAGAAGGTAAAAATTGAAAAACTCCAACAGAAGATTCAGCTAGCACTTCAGCACGTCCTACAGAAAAACCACCGAGAAGATGGAATTCTAACAAAG ttaatATGCAAAGTGTCTACTTTAAGAGCACTGTGCGGACGACATACAGAAAAGCTTATGGCATTTAAAGCAATATACCCAGACATTGTACGACTTCATTTTCCTCCACTTTACAAGGAGTTGTTCACTTCAGAATTTGAGCCAGCGATGCAAATTGATGGGTAA